The genomic DNA CGGACACCCCGTTCCACATCCTGTTCAACATGTGGTTCTTGTATCTGGTCGCGCCGGTGCTCGAGGCGACCTGGGGATCGCGCCGCTTCCTGCGCTTCTACGTCACGTGCGGCGTCGGCGCAGGCTTCGTGATCCTGGCTTGGAACGCGCTCATGGGCCAGTGGGGCGCCGCCACGCTCGGCGCGTCGGGCGCCATCTACGGCGTGGTCACGGCGTTCTCGCTCATCTGGCCGGATCGCATGATCATGATGCTGATCCCGCCCATGCCCATCCGCGCGATCTGGATCGTGCCGTTCCTGTTCCTCATGCAGTTCCTGCTCGGCGGCGACGGCCGCGTGAGTTACATGGGTCACTTGGGCGGCGTGCTGGTCGCCGCGGCGCTCCTGCGCGGCGAGCTGCGGCGCGCGATCGGCTGGCGCTCGCTCAGTCATCGCTGGCACCGCATGCGCATGCGCAACCGCTTGCGTGCCGTGCGCCGCGAAGAGCTCGAGCGGCGCCAGAACACCGACGACGATCGCAACTATCGCTGACACTGACTGACCGGGAGATCAGAGGCTCGGTCAGTCAGGCGCGTCGGTCAGGTGCCGAAAGAGCGACGGGTCCTGCGACCGTCGTCGCAGGACCCGTTGCAATACTCGCCAGGATTTTC from Myxococcota bacterium includes the following:
- a CDS encoding rhomboid family intramembrane serine protease, with the translated sequence MYGRNRGYMPSSTGIPGMTPMVQRIIIANFAIWICQLFANRLGIPLTELCAVRLDGFFGQLYLWQPFTYMWLHATDTPFHILFNMWFLYLVAPVLEATWGSRRFLRFYVTCGVGAGFVILAWNALMGQWGAATLGASGAIYGVVTAFSLIWPDRMIMMLIPPMPIRAIWIVPFLFLMQFLLGGDGRVSYMGHLGGVLVAAALLRGELRRAIGWRSLSHRWHRMRMRNRLRAVRREELERRQNTDDDRNYR